Proteins from one Lachnospiraceae bacterium KGMB03038 genomic window:
- a CDS encoding aminotransferase class I/II-fold pyridoxal phosphate-dependent enzyme, whose protein sequence is MKAIATAKKMNCIHSDIRGPLYIEALHMQEQGEKVLRLNTGNPAAFGFGLPESIKAALENHLGDGVGYCDFKGMPRAREAICEYEMGKGIQGITPEDVFIGNGVSEVVSFALQPLLESGDEVLVPAPDYSIWANSVYLAGGRPVFYVCDEEADWQPDVKDIRSKITPRTKALVVINPNNPTGMLYSKEVLEELVQVAREFGLLVFVDEIYDRLVMDGLEHISLASLAEDIPVVTMNGLSKSHFLCGYRCGWMVISGPRRLTEDYRQGIIKLTSLRLCANALAQIVIPAALKDMETPASAVRKGGRLYEQREATVRELSKINGISFVKNNSAFYIFPKLDVEKFQIRDDRKFASDLLHATDILIVPGSGFDWPRPDHFRIVMLPQAEVLSDAVRRMGEFLDGYRQK, encoded by the coding sequence ATGAAAGCAATCGCAACCGCAAAGAAAATGAACTGTATTCATTCGGATATCAGAGGGCCGCTTTACATAGAAGCACTTCATATGCAGGAACAAGGAGAGAAAGTATTGCGGCTCAATACCGGCAATCCGGCCGCATTTGGCTTTGGCCTGCCGGAAAGCATCAAAGCCGCGTTGGAGAATCACCTGGGAGACGGAGTAGGATACTGTGATTTCAAAGGGATGCCGCGTGCCAGGGAGGCAATCTGTGAATATGAGATGGGAAAAGGAATTCAAGGGATCACGCCGGAGGACGTTTTTATTGGAAATGGAGTGAGCGAAGTGGTTTCCTTTGCGCTTCAGCCTCTGCTGGAGTCTGGCGATGAAGTGCTGGTCCCGGCACCGGATTATTCCATTTGGGCCAATTCCGTGTATCTGGCTGGGGGGAGACCTGTGTTCTATGTCTGCGACGAAGAAGCAGACTGGCAGCCCGATGTGAAAGATATCCGTTCCAAGATCACGCCCAGGACCAAAGCCCTTGTGGTCATCAATCCCAATAATCCGACGGGTATGCTGTATTCCAAAGAAGTTCTGGAAGAACTCGTTCAAGTGGCCAGAGAGTTTGGCCTGCTGGTCTTTGTGGATGAGATCTATGACCGGCTGGTAATGGATGGGCTGGAACATATTTCACTTGCCTCTCTAGCGGAAGATATTCCGGTAGTTACGATGAATGGGTTGTCCAAATCCCATTTTCTGTGCGGGTACCGATGCGGATGGATGGTGATCAGCGGGCCGCGGCGTCTGACAGAAGACTACCGTCAGGGGATCATCAAACTGACGTCACTAAGGCTGTGCGCCAACGCTCTTGCCCAGATTGTGATCCCGGCGGCGCTTAAGGATATGGAAACGCCGGCCTCCGCGGTCAGAAAAGGAGGACGCCTCTACGAACAAAGAGAGGCAACCGTAAGAGAACTGTCCAAGATCAATGGCATTTCCTTTGTGAAAAACAACAGCGCCTTTTATATCTTCCCGAAGCTGGACGTAGAGAAATTCCAGATCAGAGATGACAGAAAGTTCGCCAGCGATCTCTTACACGCCACGGATATCCTGATCGTGCCGGGAAGTGGATTCGACTGGCCAAGACCCGATCATTTCAGGATTGTCATGCTTCCACAGGCAGAAGTGCTCTCAGATGCCGTGAGACGGATGGGAGAGTTCCTGGATGGATACCGACAGAAATAA
- a CDS encoding IS30 family transposase has translation MSNKHLTYDDRLAIQSGLQQGLKVAQIAKNIGKDRSTVGREIKAHRRLVKTSGGNNCIHHCTCTRIPNCRQGCFRGKKQCQTACGRCQEGCPDYQEEFCTDYEKSPFVCNACDHRLRYRLRRMLYDAKHAQQQYEQMLSESRKGISLTEQELNRINDTITPLLKKGQSLPVICERHRDELPVSERTIYSYIDAGLLDARNIDLRRKLRRPERKKSGPVLRVDRKCHIGRSYEEYEEYMRQNPDAIVSQMDSVVIHKGGQTLLTILFTNCDVQLMFLRERNTAGSVTEIFCRLRKALGDEKFRMLFQVIITDRGSEFSDPEKIEADMETGEIQCRVFYCNPMNTNQKSNCERNHELIRYIIPKNHAKDEYTEEGIREMMNHINSYPRKKWNGQAPIDLFIKIYGQETANLLGLEKIPSDSITLTPALFKK, from the coding sequence ATGAGTAATAAACACCTTACATATGATGACAGGCTCGCCATCCAGTCAGGTCTGCAGCAGGGATTGAAGGTCGCACAGATCGCCAAAAACATTGGAAAGGATCGGTCTACTGTCGGCAGAGAGATCAAAGCACACCGCAGGCTGGTCAAAACGTCAGGGGGCAATAACTGTATCCACCATTGTACCTGTACCAGAATCCCAAACTGCCGTCAGGGATGCTTTCGTGGGAAGAAACAGTGCCAGACAGCATGTGGACGATGTCAGGAAGGATGCCCTGATTATCAGGAAGAGTTCTGTACAGATTACGAAAAGTCGCCGTTTGTCTGTAATGCCTGTGACCACCGGCTTCGCTACCGTCTGCGCAGGATGCTCTATGACGCCAAGCATGCTCAGCAGCAGTATGAACAGATGCTCTCTGAATCCCGTAAAGGAATCTCTCTTACAGAGCAGGAGTTAAACCGGATCAATGATACGATTACACCGCTGTTAAAAAAGGGGCAGTCACTCCCGGTTATCTGTGAACGTCACAGAGATGAACTGCCCGTATCGGAACGGACGATCTATTCCTATATTGATGCAGGCCTTTTGGATGCCAGAAATATAGACCTGAGAAGGAAACTGCGCAGACCGGAACGGAAAAAGAGCGGTCCGGTTCTCCGGGTAGACCGGAAATGCCATATCGGACGCAGTTATGAGGAATACGAGGAATATATGCGCCAGAATCCAGATGCCATAGTCAGCCAGATGGACAGTGTGGTCATACACAAAGGCGGCCAGACACTGCTGACAATCTTGTTTACCAACTGTGACGTACAGCTCATGTTCCTGAGAGAGCGCAACACAGCGGGATCAGTAACAGAAATATTCTGCCGGCTGCGGAAAGCACTTGGAGATGAGAAATTCCGGATGCTTTTTCAGGTTATTATTACCGATCGGGGAAGCGAATTCAGCGATCCCGAAAAAATCGAAGCAGATATGGAGACCGGAGAGATCCAGTGCCGCGTATTCTATTGTAACCCGATGAATACAAATCAGAAGAGCAACTGTGAACGGAACCATGAATTGATCCGTTATATCATACCTAAAAATCATGCAAAGGATGAATATACGGAAGAAGGAATCAGGGAAATGATGAACCACATCAATTCCTATCCCCGAAAAAAGTGGAACGGACAGGCTCCTATAGATCTTTTTATCAAGATCTACGGCCAGGAGACTGCGAACCTCCTGGGCCTTGAAAAGATCCCATCCGATTCCATAACCCTTACACCGGCTTTATTTAAGAAGTAA
- a CDS encoding ribonucleoside triphosphate reductase, translated as MYQVTKRDGQVVDFNLSKICVAIEKAFKAQEKEYNQDIIDLLALKVTADFEPKIKNSLVQVEDIQDSVEAVLIKAGYSDVAKGYILYRKQREKIRNLKSTMLDYKEIVDSYVKVTDWRVKENSTVTYSVGGLILSNSGAITANYWLSEIYDEEIGQAHRNADIHIHDLSMLTGYCAGWSLKQLIQEGLGGIPGKISSSPAKHLSVLCNQMVNFLGIMQNEWAGAQAFSSFDTYLAPFVKADNLTYQEVKKCIESFIYGVNTPSRWGTQAPFSNITLDWTVPNDLANLPAIVGGKEMDFTYGDCKKEMDMVNKAFIEIMIEGDAHGRGFQYPIPTYSITSDFDWSDTENNRLLFEMTAKYGTPYFSNYINSDMEPSDVRSMCCRLRLDLRELRKKSGGFFGSGESTGSVGVVTINMPRIAYQAENEEDFFRRLDRLMDISARSLHVKRTVITKLMDEGLYPYTKRYLGTFENHFSTIGLIGMNEAGLNAKWIGKDMTHAETQEFSKKVLNHMRERLSSYQEEYGDLYNLEATPAESTTYRFAKHDKEQFPDIITAAEGDGTPYYTNSSHLPVGYTEDIFAALDIQDDLQTLYTSGTVFHAFLGEKLPNWKAAASLVRKIAENYKLPYYTMSPTYSICKNHGYIKGEEYVCPECGEKTEVYSRITGYYRPVQNWNDGKAQEFKDRKVYDLSKSQFHPSEKAEEHAAEALRQEAEEGSKKLLFTTKTCPNCVIAKKALEEAHMDYEVVDAQENKELVKKYGVLQAPTLVVIEDGKVSKMANASNIKKYTEEE; from the coding sequence ATGTATCAGGTAACAAAACGGGACGGCCAGGTCGTTGATTTCAATCTGTCGAAGATCTGTGTGGCCATTGAGAAAGCGTTTAAAGCTCAGGAAAAGGAGTATAATCAGGATATCATCGATCTGCTGGCATTAAAAGTTACCGCGGATTTCGAGCCTAAGATCAAGAATTCACTGGTGCAGGTGGAAGATATCCAGGACAGTGTGGAGGCGGTCCTGATCAAAGCCGGATATTCCGACGTGGCAAAAGGATATATTTTGTATCGGAAACAAAGAGAGAAGATCCGTAATCTGAAATCTACCATGCTGGACTACAAAGAAATTGTGGACAGCTACGTGAAAGTAACAGACTGGCGGGTAAAAGAAAATTCAACCGTTACCTATTCTGTAGGCGGATTGATCTTAAGCAATTCCGGCGCGATCACGGCCAACTACTGGCTGTCAGAGATTTATGACGAGGAGATCGGGCAGGCGCATCGGAACGCGGATATCCATATCCATGATCTGTCTATGCTGACCGGATACTGTGCGGGGTGGTCCTTGAAACAGCTGATCCAGGAAGGGCTGGGAGGAATTCCAGGAAAGATTTCTTCTTCTCCGGCAAAGCATTTGAGCGTGCTCTGCAACCAGATGGTCAACTTCCTGGGGATCATGCAGAACGAGTGGGCCGGAGCCCAGGCGTTTTCTTCCTTTGATACCTATCTGGCGCCTTTTGTAAAGGCTGATAACCTGACTTATCAGGAAGTTAAAAAATGCATCGAATCTTTTATTTACGGAGTGAACACGCCGTCCCGCTGGGGAACCCAGGCGCCGTTTTCTAACATCACGCTGGACTGGACGGTTCCCAACGATCTGGCGAACCTGCCGGCGATCGTAGGCGGAAAAGAGATGGACTTTACCTACGGGGACTGTAAGAAAGAGATGGATATGGTCAATAAGGCGTTTATCGAGATCATGATCGAGGGAGATGCCCATGGCCGCGGGTTCCAGTACCCGATTCCTACCTATTCTATCACCAGTGATTTTGACTGGTCAGATACGGAGAACAACCGTCTGCTCTTTGAGATGACGGCGAAATACGGGACGCCCTATTTCTCAAACTATATCAACAGCGATATGGAGCCAAGCGACGTCCGCAGCATGTGCTGCCGTCTTCGTTTGGACCTTCGGGAACTGCGGAAGAAATCCGGCGGTTTCTTTGGAAGCGGTGAAAGTACAGGGTCTGTAGGCGTTGTCACGATCAACATGCCGCGTATTGCTTACCAGGCGGAAAATGAAGAGGATTTCTTCCGCCGTCTGGATCGTCTGATGGACATTTCAGCGAGGTCTCTCCATGTAAAGAGAACGGTCATCACTAAGTTAATGGACGAAGGCCTTTATCCCTATACGAAGCGGTATCTGGGGACCTTTGAGAACCATTTCTCCACCATCGGTTTGATCGGTATGAATGAGGCAGGCCTGAATGCCAAATGGATCGGCAAAGATATGACTCATGCGGAAACGCAGGAATTTTCCAAGAAGGTGCTGAACCATATGCGGGAGCGTCTGTCCTCTTATCAGGAGGAATACGGAGATCTCTATAACTTAGAGGCGACTCCGGCAGAGTCTACGACTTATCGTTTCGCGAAACATGACAAAGAGCAGTTCCCGGATATCATTACAGCGGCGGAAGGCGATGGAACTCCATATTATACCAATAGTTCCCATCTGCCGGTGGGCTATACGGAAGATATCTTCGCGGCGCTGGATATTCAGGATGATCTGCAGACACTCTATACTTCCGGAACGGTATTCCATGCGTTCCTGGGAGAGAAACTGCCAAACTGGAAGGCGGCGGCATCTCTTGTAAGAAAGATCGCGGAAAACTATAAACTGCCCTATTACACCATGTCTCCTACCTATTCTATCTGTAAGAATCATGGATACATCAAAGGCGAAGAGTATGTATGTCCGGAATGTGGAGAAAAGACGGAAGTTTACAGCAGAATTACGGGCTATTACCGTCCGGTGCAGAATTGGAATGATGGAAAAGCGCAGGAATTCAAAGACAGAAAGGTATATGATCTGAGCAAATCTCAGTTTCATCCAAGCGAGAAGGCAGAGGAACATGCTGCGGAGGCTCTGAGGCAGGAAGCGGAAGAAGGGTCAAAGAAGCTTTTATTTACCACCAAGACTTGTCCAAACTGTGTGATCGCTAAAAAGGCGCTGGAAGAAGCGCATATGGATTACGAAGTGGTAGATGCCCAGGAAAATAAAGAGTTGGTTAAAAAGTACGGGGTACTTCAGGCGCCCACTCTGGTAGTGATCGAAGACGGTAAGGTCAGCAAGATGGCCAATGCTTCGAATATTAAGAAATATACGGAAGAAGAGTAG
- a CDS encoding anaerobic ribonucleoside-triphosphate reductase activating protein, translating to MVIQGLQKLTLLDYPEKVACTVFTAGCNFRCPFCHNASLVIDTYKNREIPKDEFFAFLRKRQGILDGVCVTGGEPLIQHGIEDFLGEIKRLGYAVKLDTNGSFPDRLQRIVEAGLVDYVAMDIKNSQENYGRTIGIEGYDLRNIHRSVQYLLSDVIPYEFRTTVVREFHQRSDFESIGKWIRGAKNYYLQQFVDSGDLLQQGLRGYNKDIMNQALEIVRQYVPNAQLRGVE from the coding sequence ATGGTGATTCAGGGACTGCAGAAGCTGACGCTTTTGGATTATCCGGAGAAGGTGGCGTGTACTGTTTTCACAGCAGGGTGCAATTTCCGCTGTCCATTTTGTCACAATGCTTCGCTGGTAATTGATACATATAAGAACCGAGAAATTCCGAAAGATGAATTTTTTGCTTTTCTGCGGAAACGGCAGGGGATTTTGGATGGGGTATGTGTGACGGGGGGTGAACCGCTGATCCAGCACGGGATCGAGGATTTTTTGGGCGAGATCAAACGTTTGGGATATGCGGTCAAGCTGGATACCAATGGAAGTTTTCCCGACAGACTGCAGCGGATCGTAGAGGCGGGACTGGTAGATTACGTGGCTATGGACATCAAGAATTCTCAGGAAAATTATGGGCGGACTATTGGTATCGAGGGGTACGACTTGCGCAATATCCACAGGAGCGTCCAGTATCTTCTGAGTGATGTGATCCCCTATGAGTTCCGGACTACGGTGGTACGGGAGTTCCACCAGCGGTCGGATTTTGAATCCATTGGGAAATGGATCCGGGGCGCCAAGAATTATTACCTCCAGCAGTTTGTGGATTCCGGCGATCTGCTCCAGCAGGGGCTTAGAGGTTATAACAAGGACATCATGAACCAGGCGCTGGAAATAGTAAGGCAATATGTGCCAAACGCTCAGCTGCGCGGCGTAGAATAG
- a CDS encoding acylphosphatase, with product MAEVRKRMTFYGRVQGVGFRYTAKHLARSLGLTGWVENQWDGTVRMEVQGRETLIYKLMEGLNRNQFIAIDWIDTEEIPLGTERSFETR from the coding sequence ATGGCAGAAGTAAGAAAGAGAATGACATTTTACGGAAGAGTCCAAGGTGTGGGGTTCCGATATACAGCAAAACATCTGGCAAGATCGCTTGGCCTGACCGGATGGGTGGAAAACCAGTGGGATGGAACGGTACGCATGGAGGTCCAGGGCAGAGAAACCTTGATCTATAAGCTGATGGAAGGGCTGAACCGGAACCAGTTTATTGCCATTGACTGGATTGATACCGAGGAAATTCCGTTGGGAACAGAAAGAAGTTTTGAGACAAGATAG
- a CDS encoding DUF1848 domain-containing protein, which produces MIISASRRTDIPALYPQWFMNRLRAGEVLVPNPYNRRKVSRIRLSPEWVDGIVFWTKNPEPLLPYLRELDAMGYRYCFQYTITDYGEDLEPEVPRTEEAMATFLLLSQRLGKERINWRFDPILLTEKYTISYHLEQFEMMCQWLGNATGRCTISFVDEYRGSDCRELEIEEIWKLAEGLSQISKKYGIPLYTCAEQLDLSRYGIYHGACIDQEQLRQLAGYKLDLKRDKGQRKGCRCAESFDIGMYDTCVNGCRYCYAVSGREGARKKYNNHDPESPFLIGHFRGDEEIIDRKAASARDDQISLFDLPQMRKDI; this is translated from the coding sequence ATGATCATCAGTGCCAGCAGAAGGACTGACATCCCTGCTTTGTATCCTCAGTGGTTTATGAACCGGCTGAGAGCGGGCGAGGTGCTGGTCCCAAATCCTTACAACCGCAGAAAGGTAAGCCGTATCCGGCTTTCGCCGGAGTGGGTGGATGGAATTGTGTTTTGGACAAAGAATCCGGAGCCGTTGTTGCCGTATCTGCGGGAATTGGATGCCATGGGTTATCGGTACTGTTTTCAGTATACGATCACAGATTATGGGGAGGACTTGGAGCCCGAAGTGCCAAGGACAGAAGAGGCGATGGCTACGTTCCTGCTATTGAGCCAGAGGCTGGGAAAAGAAAGGATCAACTGGAGGTTTGACCCGATTCTGCTGACAGAGAAGTATACGATTTCTTATCATCTGGAACAATTTGAAATGATGTGTCAATGGCTTGGGAACGCAACAGGACGGTGTACCATTAGTTTTGTGGACGAATACAGGGGAAGCGACTGCAGAGAACTGGAGATAGAGGAGATATGGAAACTGGCGGAAGGTCTTTCCCAAATTTCCAAGAAATATGGAATCCCTCTCTATACCTGCGCGGAACAGTTGGATCTGAGCAGATATGGTATTTATCATGGGGCGTGTATTGATCAGGAACAGCTGCGGCAGCTGGCCGGATACAAGCTTGATCTGAAACGGGACAAGGGCCAGCGAAAAGGGTGCCGGTGCGCGGAGAGCTTTGATATTGGCATGTATGATACCTGCGTCAACGGCTGCCGCTACTGTTATGCGGTGAGCGGAAGGGAAGGCGCGCGAAAAAAATATAACAATCATGACCCCGAATCCCCATTTTTGATCGGACATTTCCGGGGAGATGAGGAGATTATAGACAGAAAAGCGGCATCCGCGAGAGATGATCAGATTTCTTTATTTGATTTACCCCAAATGCGCAAAGACATATGA
- a CDS encoding HD domain-containing protein: MIDKAIEFATRAHEGQFRKGTKRPYIVHPIEVGDIVASMTKDEEVISAAVLHDTIEDCEGVTQRILAQEFSERVAYMVARESEDKSLTWMERKRATIEHIRTAPREVQMIGLADKLSNMRDIDRDYPVMGEELWNRFRMKDKHTIGWYYKGVRDALIDKFTGIPAYEEYCHLIRKNFD, encoded by the coding sequence ATGATCGATAAGGCAATCGAGTTTGCGACGAGGGCACACGAAGGGCAGTTCCGAAAAGGGACCAAACGGCCGTATATTGTTCACCCCATCGAGGTTGGAGATATTGTAGCCAGCATGACGAAAGATGAGGAGGTGATCAGCGCGGCAGTGCTTCATGATACCATTGAGGATTGTGAAGGTGTTACGCAGAGAATCTTAGCTCAGGAATTTTCAGAGCGTGTAGCCTATATGGTTGCCAGAGAAAGTGAGGACAAGTCTCTGACATGGATGGAACGGAAGCGGGCAACCATCGAGCACATCCGCACGGCTCCCAGAGAAGTACAGATGATCGGACTTGCGGATAAGCTTTCCAATATGCGGGATATAGACCGGGATTATCCGGTCATGGGAGAAGAATTGTGGAATCGATTTCGGATGAAGGATAAACATACGATCGGATGGTATTATAAAGGCGTAAGGGATGCCCTGATCGATAAATTCACAGGGATTCCAGCCTATGAAGAGTATTGTCACCTGATCAGGAAAAATTTCGATTAG
- a CDS encoding SDR family oxidoreductase, with translation MPQKTILITGSSRGIGRSIAMYFAARGYHVFINCRTSLRELEKVRQEIDKIGSGLCTIVPGDVGDPAAVEEIFQKIQTTAGHLDILVNNAGISHIGLLTDMTIQEWDQVIRANLSSVFYCCRAAIPDMVAKKSGTIINISSMWGTSGASCEAAYSAAKSGVNGLTKALAKELAPSGIPVNAIACGVIDTEMNSQLTEEDRLALEEEIPMGRFGSPSEIAQVVWNLAASPAYLTGQIIGVDGGFL, from the coding sequence ATGCCACAAAAAACAATCCTTATTACCGGCTCTTCCCGCGGTATCGGGCGCAGTATCGCCATGTATTTTGCCGCAAGAGGATACCATGTGTTCATCAACTGCCGGACTTCCCTGAGAGAATTAGAAAAAGTCAGACAGGAAATCGACAAAATCGGCTCTGGCCTGTGCACCATCGTTCCCGGTGACGTGGGCGATCCAGCCGCTGTCGAGGAAATTTTTCAAAAAATCCAAACAACCGCCGGCCATCTTGATATTCTCGTAAATAATGCCGGTATTTCTCACATTGGACTTCTGACGGATATGACGATCCAAGAATGGGATCAGGTTATCCGCGCCAACCTATCCTCTGTCTTTTACTGCTGCCGCGCGGCGATCCCTGACATGGTAGCGAAAAAAAGCGGAACCATCATCAACATTTCTTCTATGTGGGGCACGTCCGGCGCCTCCTGCGAAGCTGCTTATTCCGCGGCCAAATCCGGCGTCAATGGACTGACAAAGGCTCTGGCGAAAGAACTGGCGCCCAGCGGCATACCTGTAAACGCCATCGCCTGCGGCGTCATCGATACGGAAATGAACAGCCAGTTAACTGAAGAAGACCGCCTTGCCCTGGAAGAAGAAATCCCTATGGGCCGTTTTGGCTCACCCTCTGAAATTGCCCAGGTCGTCTGGAATCTTGCCGCTTCTCCCGCCTACCTGACTGGCCAGATTATCGGCGTAGACGGCGGCTTTTTATAA
- a CDS encoding MarR family transcriptional regulator gives MNLIRWLSIAGRHTKMYLDQQFAPLGINCSQHMYIIKICEHPGISQEQFLDLFYLHPSNITRGLGSLIKSGFITKNASQQDKRTYCLYPTPKAYAVYDKILAILRETQEQLLSPLSEEDAGKFGEMLQEIALQSVFMTQEK, from the coding sequence ATGAACCTGATCCGATGGCTCTCCATTGCCGGACGCCATACAAAAATGTATCTGGATCAACAGTTTGCCCCGTTGGGAATCAACTGCAGCCAGCATATGTATATTATCAAAATCTGTGAACATCCCGGTATTTCTCAGGAACAATTCCTGGATCTTTTCTACCTTCATCCCAGCAATATCACTCGCGGACTGGGCAGCCTGATCAAGTCTGGCTTTATAACCAAAAACGCCAGCCAGCAGGATAAGCGGACCTACTGCCTATATCCTACACCTAAGGCTTACGCGGTTTATGATAAGATCCTCGCGATTCTTCGCGAGACCCAGGAACAGCTCCTTTCCCCGCTTTCAGAGGAAGATGCCGGAAAATTTGGAGAAATGCTCCAGGAAATCGCGCTCCAGTCCGTCTTTATGACACAGGAAAAATAG
- a CDS encoding MATE family efflux transporter yields the protein MQTQENPLGYKSIPSLLKSFAVPSIIAMLVSSLYNIVDQVFIGQGVGYLGNAATNVSYPLTTICLAISLLIGIGSASQFSLYLGAGEQKKAEAVVGNGIAMMLTFGIVYAILIEIFLQPLLLAFGATSENLPYALTYSRIIALGMPFQVVTTSMSNMIRADGSPKYSMTCMLIGAIANTILDPIFIFVFDLGVAGAAWATIIGQFLSFLAAISYIRRFQSVQLHRKDIRLNIRMSIHTASLGMSNSLNQVAITFVQIVLNNSLTYYGAMSEYGKDIPLAACGIVMKTNAILLAVIIGISQGSQPIIGFNYGAKQYDRVRSTYKLAITCNLIVSAIGFVLFQFFPYQIISLFGTGNAAYYEFSIRFMRTFLFMVIINGVTLLSSNFFAAIGKPVKGLLLSMTRQVFFLIPLVLILPLFFGLDGILYSGPVADSIAFIVSILFISKELKKMKN from the coding sequence ATGCAGACACAAGAAAATCCACTGGGATACAAAAGCATACCCTCTCTCTTAAAATCTTTCGCAGTCCCAAGTATCATCGCCATGCTGGTCAGCTCTCTTTACAATATCGTGGACCAGGTTTTCATTGGTCAGGGAGTCGGGTATCTTGGAAACGCCGCTACTAACGTTTCCTATCCTCTGACTACCATATGCCTTGCTATTTCCCTTTTGATCGGCATCGGAAGCGCCTCCCAGTTCTCTCTTTATCTGGGAGCCGGTGAACAAAAAAAGGCCGAGGCCGTAGTAGGCAATGGCATCGCTATGATGCTGACCTTTGGCATTGTCTACGCAATCCTGATCGAGATTTTTCTTCAGCCTCTTTTGCTTGCTTTCGGCGCCACATCAGAAAATCTTCCTTATGCGCTGACCTATTCTCGGATCATTGCCCTCGGCATGCCTTTTCAGGTTGTGACCACCAGTATGAGCAATATGATCCGGGCTGATGGAAGTCCAAAATACTCTATGACCTGCATGCTGATCGGCGCCATCGCCAATACTATTTTGGACCCCATCTTTATTTTCGTCTTTGATCTTGGAGTAGCGGGAGCCGCATGGGCAACGATCATCGGCCAGTTTCTTTCTTTCCTGGCCGCCATTTCTTATATCCGGAGATTCCAGAGTGTTCAGCTGCATCGGAAAGATATCCGCCTTAATATTCGGATGAGTATTCATACCGCTTCTCTTGGCATGAGCAACAGTCTGAATCAAGTGGCGATCACCTTTGTGCAGATTGTCCTGAACAACTCATTAACCTATTATGGCGCCATGTCGGAATATGGAAAAGACATTCCTCTGGCAGCCTGCGGCATCGTCATGAAGACGAACGCTATCCTGCTTGCGGTTATCATCGGAATCTCTCAAGGTTCTCAGCCCATTATCGGCTTTAATTACGGCGCCAAACAGTATGACCGTGTCCGAAGCACTTATAAACTGGCGATTACTTGTAATCTGATCGTATCCGCGATCGGATTTGTCCTGTTTCAGTTCTTCCCCTACCAGATTATCTCTCTGTTCGGGACGGGAAATGCCGCATACTATGAATTTTCTATCCGGTTTATGCGCACTTTCCTCTTTATGGTCATTATCAATGGCGTAACCCTGCTTTCCTCCAATTTCTTTGCCGCTATCGGAAAGCCGGTCAAAGGACTGCTCCTTTCCATGACCAGACAGGTTTTCTTTTTGATTCCGCTGGTTCTGATCCTGCCCTTGTTCTTTGGTCTTGACGGCATCTTGTACTCCGGGCCAGTGGCAGATTCTATCGCATTTATTGTCAGTATCCTATTTATCTCAAAAGAACTAAAGAAGATGAAAAACTAA